The proteins below come from a single Acanthopagrus latus isolate v.2019 chromosome 4, fAcaLat1.1, whole genome shotgun sequence genomic window:
- the spg7 gene encoding paraplegin: protein MSALLLQHRAALCRKHSRALLWTLSRRNSHLLANKSASSSSVNNVLSRWDSVTEMLLSKSVRTLTSQPQRVIQSLLHRPLGPAMVGISKELIRNSLLRNPVGVANLLGATNFFSTSQSNQEKNKGNGPKGKTPEEDEDEKKRREQNDQMSRERVRTLIIIAVVMSVLNLINSSGGNISWNDFVNEMLAKGEVSRVQVIPESDIVEINLHPGAVIFGRPRLALTYRMQVANIDKFEEKLRAAEEELNIDVKDRIPVSYKRTGFFGNAIYALGMAAIGVAILWYVFRLAGMGGREGGFSAFNQLKMAKFTIVDGKSGKGVSFKDVAGMHEAKMEVKEFVDYLKNPERYLQLGAKVPKGALLLGPPGCGKTLLAKAVATEAQVPFLAMAGSEFVEVIGGLGAARVRSLFKEARGRAPCIVYIDEIDAVGKKRSNNMSGFSNTEEEQTLNQLLVEMDGMGTTDHVIVLASTNRADILDNALMRPGRLDRHIFIDLPTLQERKEIFEQHLKILKLTQPANSYSLRLAELTPGFSGADIANICNEAALHAAREGYKSIDTFNFEYAVERVIAGSVKKSKILSKEEQRVVAFHESGHALVGWLLEHTEAVMKVSIAPRTNAALGFAQILPRDQYLFTKEQLFERMCMALGGRTAEAITFNKVTTGAQDDLRKVTRVAYSMVKQYGMCDGVGQVSFPETEEQGAVGRRPFSQGLQQQMDHEAKLLIARAYRHTEKLLLDNKDKLTLLANALLEREVVNYDDIEALLGPPPHGPKKMIAPQSWVEAERDKQDTGEDEPQPPPRKNREDEVDPQLA, encoded by the exons tgttgcagcatCGTGCTGCCCTCTGTAGAAAACACAGTAGAGCTTTGTTGTGGACACTGTCCAGACGAAACTCTCATTTATTGGCAAATAAGTCGGCATCCAGCAGCAGTGTTAATAATGTGCTGTCCAGGTGGGATAGCGTCACAGAGATGCTTCTATCGAAGTCAGTGCGGACACTTACAAGCCAACCACAGAGAGTCATTCAg AGTCTTCTCCACAGACCCTTGGGTCCGGCCATGGTGGGAATCAGCAAGGAGTTAATCAGGAACAGCCTGTTGAGGAACCCTGTCGGTGTGGCAAATCTGTTAG GGGCAACAAACTTCTTCAGTACGTCTCAGTCTAatcaagagaaaaataaaggtaaTGGACCAAAGGGAAAAactccagaggaagatgaag ATGAGAAGAAGCGCCGAGAGCAGAATGACCAGATGTCCCGGGAGCGCGTGCGGACCCTCATCATTATAGCAGTCGTCATGTCGGTGTTGAACTTGATTAATAGCAGTGGCGGTAACATCTCCTGGAATGACTTTGTCAACGAGATGCTGGCCAAGGGAGAGGTGTCACGTGTGCAGGTCATTCCCGAGAGTGACATTGTAGAAATCAACCTTCATCCTGGAGCAGTCATCTTCGGAAGGCCG aggCTTGCGCTCACATACAGAATGCAGGTCGCCAACATTGACAAATttgaggagaagctgagagCTGCTGAAGAAGAGCTGAATATTGACGTCAAGGACAGGATACCGGTGTCTTACAAACGCACTGGATTCTTCGGGAA TGCAATCTACGCTCTGGGAATGGCTGCTATTGGCGTGGCCATTCTCTGGTATGTCTTTCGACTCGCAGGCATGGGTGGCAGAGAGGGCGGCTTCAGTGCTTTC AATCAACTGAAGATGGCCAAGTTCACCATCGTGGACGGCAAGTCGGGTAAAGGTGTGAGTTTCAAAGATGTAGCAGGCATGCACGAGGCGAAGATGGAAGTAAAGGAATTTGTTGACTACCTCAAG AATCCAGAACGATACCTCCAGCTGGGAGCCAAGGTTCCCAAGGGTGCACTGCTGCTCGGGCCTCCAGGCTGTGGGAAGACCCTGCTGGCTAAGGCTGTAGCCACTGAGGCCCAGGTGCCCTTTCTGGCTATGGCTGGCTCTGAGTTTGTGGAGGTCATTGGAG gcCTGGGTGCTGCGAGAGTCAGAAGTCTGTTCAAAGAGGCTCGAGGCCGAGCGCCCTGCATCGTCTACATCGACGAGATCGATGCTGTGGGAAAGAAGCGCTCCAACAACATGTCAGGCTTCTCCAACACAGAAGAGGAGCAGACCCTcaaccagctgctggtggagaTGGATG GAATGGGAACCACAGACCATGTCATCGTCCTTGCTTCCACCAACAGAGCTGATATCTTGGACAATGCTCTAATGAGACCAGGCAGACTGGACAGGCACATCTTTATAGATCTGCCCACACTGCAG gagaggaaggagatcTTCGAGCAGCACCTGAAGATCTTGAAGCTTACCCAACCAGCTAATTCCTACTCTCTGCGTCTGGCTGAGCTCACGCCAGGCTTCAGCG GTGCGGACATTGCTAACATTTGCAACGAAGCTGCCCTGCATGCTGCCAGAGAGGGGTACAAGTCCATCGATACCTTTAACTTTGAGTATGCAGTGGAGAGAGTGATAGCAG gaaGTGTAAAGAAGAGTAAGATCCTGTctaaagaggagcagagggtgGTCGCCTTCCATGAGTCTGGACACGCCTTGGTGGGATGGCTGCTTGAGCACACAGAGGCCGTGATGAAG gtgtcTATTGCCCCGCGGACTAACGCAGCCCTGGGATTTGCCCAGATCCTACCTCGTGACCAGTACCTGTTCACCAAGGAGCAGCTGTTTGAGCGGATGTGTATGGCACTAGGAGGAAGAACTGCAGAGGCCATCACCTTCAACAAAGTTACAACAG GAGCTCAAGATGATTTACGTAAAGTGACACGTGTGGCATACTCCATGGTGAAGCAATATGGCATGTGTGACGGCGTCGGCCAGGTCTCATTCCCGGAGACAGAGGAGCAAGGTGCCGTTGGACGTCGTCCTTTCAGCCAGGGTCTACAGCAGCAGATGGACCAC GAGGCTAAGTTGCTGATAGCCCGTGCTTACAggcacacagagaagctgctccTGGACAACAAAGATAAGCTAACGCTG TTGGCCAATGCACTGCTAGAGCGTGAGGTGGTGAACTATGACGACATTGAAGCCCTGCTGGGTCCACCCCCTCACGGGCCCAAGAAGATGATCGCCCCACAGAGCTGGGTGGAGGCTGAGAGGGACAAACAAGACACGGGAGAAGATGAACCTCAGCCACCTCCCCGCAAAAACAGAGAGGACGAAGTAGATCCGCAGCTCGCCTGA
- the cdh15 gene encoding cadherin-15 translates to MAARMVMVCVLGTLLCQVWSSAELHHNEEELHPRALYPWRNQGKGVVRVKRDWIIPPIRVLENSKQVPEDLVQIKSDKIFTGEVIYKLEGPGVDQEPKNLFEIDDKTGVIRSKRPLDREKYDTFTLKAFALSPSGERLENPTTIEIVVLDQNDNRPAFTQSQFFGTVSEFSVPGTSVMSVSATDADDPKTENAYLSYSIIGQESIPANAVTKTMFGINNQTGAIYTRDVGLDREVVKSFRLKLQIADMGGMGLTNEGVAIIHVSDINNHAPQFSPTSYSMIAVENRKDYEIGRVNVTDRDDQGTKNWEAKYFITNDPDGFFAVSTDPATNQGVLTVVKPLDFEAQDEYTLILMVENVSPLSNKAPNLPVSTATVAVTVVNENEAPHFREDPINIVVPESVDPGTVLKNNIAFDPDNSDLRYEISRDPESWLDIDRDTGDISARRAFNMRSPHVKNNIYNAVVKVTDADGMSSTASVVITLKETNDFPPQLFPLSGSVCKGAGRKSSGLVVTAVDEDLPPQAAPFTFATHYDMSPNWTVIQVNDTHAVLQPLVELEAGDYTVTVMVSDSGSPVLSSYAQVNITVCLCDSFGDCQSVTGAILSSSVGISFIFLIIIMASVALLLLLLLLAVAVTTCRRRHHIKKGTGLLVGESEDDIRDNVFNYDEQGGGEEDENAFNVDLLWNPHDAPSTPGSYYPGYPGVPRGKQPLRKDAPHNLPSPIYPRRPPADPTDIEDYINDGLEAADNDPNVPPYDTALIYDYEGEGSLAGSLSSIASGSSDGDQDYDYLNDWGPRFQKLANMYDPR, encoded by the exons ATGGCGGCAAGGatggtgatggtgtgtgtgctgggtACTCTGCTTTGTCAG gtgtGGAGCTCCGCAGAACTTCATCACAATGAAGAAGAGCTGCACCCTCGGGCCCTTTACCCATGGAGAAATCAAGGCAAGGGAGTGGTGAGGGTGAAGAGGGACTGGATCATCCCTCCGATAAGAGTGCTGGAGAATAGCAAGCAAGTTCCTGAAGACCTTGTCCAG aTCAAATCGGACAAAATCTTTACAGGTGAGGTGATCTACAAGTTAGAGGGACCGGGGGTGGACCAGGAGCCCAAGAATCTGTTTGAGATTGATGATAAAACCGGAGTAATCAGGAGCAAGCGGCCgctggacagagagaaatacGACACCTTCACG ctgaaaGCCTTTGCGCTATCCCCCAGTGGAGAGAGACTCGAGAATCCTACCACCATAGAGATAGTGGTCCTGGATCAGAACGACAACAGACCTGCCTTCACCCAGAGCCAGTTTTTTGGCACTGTCTCTGAGTTCTCAGTCCCAG GCACGTCAGTGATGTCAGTGTCGGCCACTGATGCAGATGACCCAAAGACAGAAAACGCTTATCTGAGCTACTCTATCATCGGCCAGGAGAGCATTCCTGCCAACGCTGTTACCAAGACGATGTTCGGTATCAACAACCAGACGGGAGCCATCTACACAAGAGACGTAGGCCTGGATCGAGAG GTGGTGAAAAGTTTCCGATTGAAGCTGCAGATTGCCGATATGGGGGGCATGGGACTGACAAATGAAGGTGTGGCAATCATACACGTGTCCGACATCAACAACCATGCCCCACAGTTCAGCCCCACCTCA TACAGTATGATAGCAGTGGAGAACAGGAAGGACTATGAGATCGGCCGGGTGAATGTGACGGACAGAGACGATCAGGGAACAAAGAACTGGGAGGCCAAATACTTCATTACCAACGACCCTGATGGCTTCTTCGCCGTCAGTACTGATCCTGCCACCAACCAGGGCGTTCTGACAGTGGTGAAg CCTTTAGATTTTGAAGCGCAGGATGAGTACACCCTGATTCTGATGGTGGAAAATGTCAGTCCTCTGAGCAACAAGGCACCCAACCTCCCAGTGAGCACCGCTACAGTCGCTGTGACTGTTGTGAACGAGAATGAGGCTCCACATTTCAGAGAGGACCCCATAAACATTGTTGTCCCCGAGTCTGTGGATCCTGGGACTgtactgaaaaacaacatcGCTTTTGACCCTGATAATTCTGACCTGAG GTATGAGATTAGCAGGGATCCCGAGAGTTGGCTGGACATTGACAGGGATACGGGAGACATTAGTGCCAGGAGAGCCTTTAACATGCGATCGCCACATGTCAAAAACAATATCTACAATGCTGTCGTCAAGGTCACAG ATGCTGACGGTATGTCTTCCACTGCCTCCGTGGTCATCACACTGAAGGAGACCAATGACTTCCCCCCTCAGCTCTTCCCTCTGAGTGGCTCTGTATGTAAGGGTGCAGGCCGGAAGAGTTCCGGTCTGGTCGTGACCGCTGTGGATGAAGATCTTCCTCCGCAAGCTGCACCCTTCACCTTTGCCACACACTATGACATGTCACCAAACTGGACTGTTATTCAAGTCAACG ACACTCACGCTGTGCTTCAGCCCCTCGTGGAGCTGGAGGCGGGAGATTACACGGTCACGGTGATGGTGTCAGACTCCGGCAGTCCAGTTCTGAGTTCCTATGCTCAGGTTAAtatcactgtgtgtctctgcgaCTCGTTCGGAGATTGTCAGTCTGTGACAGGGGCTATCCTCAGCTCCAGTGTGGGGATCAGCTTCAtctttctcatcatcatcatggccaGTGTTGCACTCCTGCTGT TGCTGCTCCTCCTGGCTGTGGCGGTGACCACCTGCAGGAGACGCCACCACATCAAGAAAGGAACAGGTCTGCTTGTCGGGGAATCAGAAGACGACATACGTGACAATGTCTTCAACTATGATGAGCAAGGAGGGGGTGAAGAGGACGAG AACGCCTTTAACGTCGACCTGCTGTGGAATCCCCATGATGCACCTTCCACCCCGGGCTCCTACTACCCAGGGTACCCTGGTGTTCCTCGAGGCAAGCAGCCCCTCAGGAAAGATGCCCCGCATAACCTGCCCTCACCTATCTACCCACGAAGGCCTCCTGCAGACCCCACTGACATCGAGGACTACATCAATGAT GGCCTGGAAGCTGCAGACAACGATCCTAACGTGCCTCCGTATGACACAGCTCTGATCTATGACTATGAGGGAGAGGGCTCACTGGCAGGCAGCCTCAGCTCCATCGCTTCAGGCAGCTCTGACGGAGACCAAGACTACGACTACCTCAACGACTGGGGACCACGCTTTCAGAAACTGGCCAACATGTACGACCCACGTTAA